A genomic stretch from Sphingobacterium sp. ML3W includes:
- a CDS encoding metallophosphoesterase, with translation MNFNRRRFLEALALAGITLPNISVAKEKETENPEGDFSFIVPAYLQNQTETGISIFTILSKPAVARLEILDNAGNVQQTIHQSEDGMINANTDFFHFTVEEAPRSFRYRIKAKEIQKFDPYKIVYAQEIETPIFEAKLAKNNQEQIRCLVYNDVHEEKSSYRDLVPNQDTSIYDFFVLNGDSFHYVSNQEDITEKLLKPIEFIATGKPFIMNRGNHETRGSFARNFKRYFGYPNNKYYQAFKRGPIFWIMLDSGEDKPDSHEVYAGTVDYDNYRKEQAKWLETVLQCKERKSAQHTVVISHIPIFHSDEWHGTLHNRECFHPLFQKYKIDAMVSGHTHRYGYYPADKDHNYPVFIGGGPKAGKRTIIDISGSAKSLAIRMTRDDGTELGKFTK, from the coding sequence ATGAATTTTAATAGAAGAAGATTTTTAGAAGCGCTAGCGCTGGCAGGAATTACATTGCCCAATATCAGCGTCGCTAAAGAAAAAGAAACAGAAAATCCGGAAGGAGATTTTAGTTTTATAGTCCCCGCTTATTTACAGAATCAGACAGAGACGGGCATCAGCATCTTTACAATCTTGAGCAAACCTGCTGTAGCTCGGCTGGAAATCCTTGACAATGCAGGTAATGTACAGCAAACGATCCACCAATCCGAAGATGGTATGATTAATGCAAATACAGATTTCTTTCATTTTACCGTCGAGGAAGCCCCCAGATCTTTCCGCTATCGCATCAAGGCAAAAGAAATTCAAAAATTCGATCCCTATAAGATTGTCTATGCACAAGAAATCGAAACGCCAATCTTTGAGGCCAAGCTGGCGAAAAATAATCAAGAACAAATTCGTTGCCTGGTCTATAATGATGTTCATGAAGAAAAAAGTAGCTATCGCGATCTTGTCCCCAATCAAGACACCTCAATCTATGATTTCTTTGTCCTGAATGGAGACTCTTTTCATTATGTGAGCAATCAGGAAGACATTACAGAAAAATTATTGAAGCCTATCGAATTTATTGCGACAGGCAAACCTTTCATTATGAACCGTGGAAACCATGAAACGAGAGGTTCCTTTGCCCGCAATTTCAAACGGTATTTCGGCTATCCCAACAATAAATATTACCAAGCTTTCAAAAGGGGGCCTATTTTTTGGATTATGCTAGACAGCGGTGAGGATAAACCAGACAGCCATGAAGTGTATGCTGGTACCGTAGATTACGACAATTACAGAAAAGAACAGGCGAAGTGGCTGGAAACGGTATTACAATGTAAAGAAAGAAAGTCTGCCCAACACACAGTAGTTATCAGCCATATCCCTATATTCCATTCAGATGAATGGCATGGCACATTGCATAATCGGGAATGCTTCCATCCTTTGTTTCAGAAATATAAAATAGATGCAATGGTCTCTGGCCATACGCATCGATATGGATACTATCCAGCAGATAAGGACCACAATTATCCTGTATTTATAGGCGGTGGCCCAAAGGCTGGAAAAAGGACCATTATCGACATTTCGGGATCTGCCAAATCACTGGCTATTCGAATGACCCGAGACGACGGAACTGAACTGGGAAAGTTTACAAAATAA
- the pruA gene encoding L-glutamate gamma-semialdehyde dehydrogenase — MSKGFFTVPVPANEPVYTYAVGTKERKLLKAAIDEARSKQIDIPMYIGGKEITTSKKVTLAPPHDHQHILGQYNQGEKSHVTDAINAALAAKKDWENLAWEDRAAIFLKAAELISGKYRYELNAATMLGQSKNPYQAEIDSACEIIDFLRFNVQYMSEIYKQQPPVSGKGVWNRVEQRPLEGFVFALTPFNFTAIAGNLPSCVAMMGNVVVWKPSNTQIYSANVLMKIFREAGLPDGVINLVYVSGPDAGDVIFQHPDFAGIHFTGSTGVFQDIWKTIGDNIHRYKTYPRIVGETGGKDFIVVHPSADLKAANTALVRGAFEYQGQKCSAASRAYIPKSLWPALKESMTNDVKSFTIGGTEDFTNFFNAVIDEKSFDKLAKYIDRAKESNEAEIVVGGTYDKSKGYFIHPTIIEASKPDYETMVEELFGPVLTVYVYEDAKFEETLDIVDTTSIYALTGSIIAQDRYAINLATDKLRHAAGNFYVNDKCTGAVVGQQPFGGARGSGTNDKAGSMINLLRWVSPRTIKETFNPDTDYRYPFLEKGE; from the coding sequence ATGTCTAAAGGATTTTTTACAGTTCCTGTTCCTGCAAATGAACCGGTGTATACTTACGCTGTCGGAACGAAAGAACGTAAGTTGTTGAAAGCAGCAATTGATGAAGCACGTTCGAAACAAATCGATATCCCAATGTATATTGGTGGTAAAGAAATAACTACTTCTAAAAAAGTAACCCTAGCTCCTCCACATGACCATCAACATATTTTAGGTCAATACAATCAAGGCGAGAAATCTCATGTAACAGATGCAATCAATGCTGCTTTGGCAGCTAAAAAGGATTGGGAAAATCTAGCATGGGAAGATCGTGCGGCGATATTCTTGAAAGCAGCTGAATTGATTTCAGGGAAATACCGCTATGAGTTAAATGCTGCGACAATGTTGGGTCAATCGAAGAACCCATATCAAGCGGAAATTGACTCAGCTTGTGAGATTATAGATTTCTTGCGTTTCAACGTGCAATATATGAGCGAAATCTATAAGCAACAACCTCCTGTATCTGGAAAAGGTGTATGGAACCGTGTAGAACAACGTCCTCTTGAAGGCTTTGTGTTTGCGTTGACACCATTCAATTTTACAGCTATTGCAGGTAACTTACCTTCATGTGTTGCTATGATGGGAAATGTTGTTGTATGGAAACCATCTAATACGCAGATCTACTCAGCAAACGTACTGATGAAAATCTTCCGTGAAGCTGGACTTCCGGATGGTGTTATCAATTTAGTGTATGTTTCGGGACCAGATGCTGGTGATGTGATTTTCCAACATCCTGATTTTGCTGGTATCCACTTTACCGGTTCAACAGGTGTATTCCAAGATATCTGGAAAACTATCGGTGACAATATCCATCGTTATAAAACTTATCCACGTATTGTTGGTGAGACAGGTGGTAAAGATTTTATTGTTGTGCACCCTTCAGCTGATCTAAAAGCTGCAAATACAGCTTTGGTTCGTGGAGCATTTGAATACCAAGGTCAAAAATGTTCAGCAGCTTCACGTGCATATATTCCTAAATCATTATGGCCAGCATTAAAGGAGTCTATGACTAATGATGTGAAGTCATTTACAATAGGTGGAACTGAAGATTTTACAAATTTTTTCAATGCGGTTATCGACGAGAAATCATTTGATAAATTAGCAAAATACATCGATCGTGCAAAAGAATCCAATGAGGCAGAGATCGTAGTTGGTGGTACTTATGATAAGTCTAAAGGCTATTTCATTCATCCAACGATCATTGAAGCTTCAAAGCCAGATTACGAAACAATGGTCGAAGAATTGTTCGGTCCAGTATTGACCGTATACGTTTATGAAGACGCTAAGTTCGAGGAAACATTAGATATCGTTGATACAACTTCTATCTATGCATTGACTGGTTCAATTATCGCACAAGACCGCTATGCTATTAATTTAGCTACAGATAAATTGAGACATGCTGCGGGTAACTTCTATGTGAATGATAAATGTACTGGAGCTGTGGTAGGTCAACAACCATTTGGTGGTGCGAGAGGTTCAGGTACAAACGACAAAGCTGGATCTATGATCAACTTGTTGCGTTGGGTATCTCCTCGTACAATCAAAGAAACGTTCAATCCAGATACGGATTACAGATACCCTTTCTTAGAAAAAGGTGAATAA
- the msrA gene encoding peptide-methionine (S)-S-oxide reductase MsrA, with the protein MKDIIIIFTAIFLLSACRAQEPKTAKTDFSKLPEKSVGSLDTATFAAGCFWCTEAQFKELRGVHKVVSGYTGGWVANPSYAQVCTGNTGHAEATNIIYDPKVISYDKLLEAFFIAHDPTQLNRQGDDVGTQYRSAIFVHSKEQLDKVQFYIAALNNEKVYNEPIVTEVVPTAVFYPAEGYHQDYYRLNGKEPYCQLVIKPKLEKFKRIFSKVLKEGE; encoded by the coding sequence ATGAAAGATATTATTATAATTTTTACAGCTATTTTTTTGTTGAGCGCTTGTCGTGCTCAAGAGCCAAAGACTGCGAAAACGGACTTTTCTAAACTACCGGAAAAAAGTGTAGGGAGCTTAGATACCGCAACATTTGCTGCAGGTTGTTTTTGGTGTACTGAAGCACAGTTTAAGGAGTTGAGAGGTGTACACAAGGTTGTTTCCGGATATACAGGCGGATGGGTAGCAAATCCCAGCTATGCTCAGGTCTGTACAGGTAATACGGGGCATGCTGAGGCAACTAATATTATTTATGATCCGAAAGTGATCAGTTATGATAAGCTATTGGAGGCCTTTTTTATCGCGCACGACCCTACACAACTCAACCGTCAGGGGGATGATGTAGGGACACAATACCGCTCGGCCATATTTGTCCATAGCAAGGAGCAGCTGGATAAAGTCCAGTTTTATATCGCGGCTCTGAATAATGAGAAAGTCTATAATGAACCGATCGTAACTGAGGTCGTACCAACAGCTGTATTTTATCCCGCAGAGGGCTATCATCAAGACTATTATAGGTTAAATGGTAAGGAACCATATTGTCAATTGGTTATTAAACCGAAATTGGAAAAATTTAAACGTATCTTTTCCAAGGTGCTCAAAGAAGGAGAGTAA
- a CDS encoding superoxide dismutase, which produces MAFELEALPYAADALEPHIDKTTMEIHHDRHHQAYVDNLNKAIAGTDAENLSLLDIIKNVSKYSAAVRNNGGGHFNHSLFWKVLGPNAGGAPTGELAEAINATFGSFDELKKQLQAAGATRFGSGWAWLIVGADGKLAVTSTPNQDNPLMDVAEVKGTPVLGIDVWEHAYYLKFQNKRPAYLEEIFNVINWDAVAQNYAAAK; this is translated from the coding sequence ATGGCATTTGAATTAGAAGCGTTACCATACGCAGCCGACGCATTAGAACCACATATTGACAAGACTACAATGGAAATCCACCATGACAGACACCATCAGGCATACGTGGACAACTTAAATAAAGCAATCGCAGGAACAGATGCAGAGAACTTATCTTTATTAGATATCATCAAGAATGTGAGCAAATATTCAGCAGCTGTTCGCAACAATGGTGGTGGTCATTTCAACCACTCTTTGTTTTGGAAAGTTTTAGGTCCAAATGCTGGTGGGGCTCCAACAGGTGAATTGGCGGAAGCAATCAATGCAACTTTCGGTTCATTTGATGAGTTAAAAAAACAACTTCAAGCTGCTGGTGCTACGCGTTTTGGATCAGGCTGGGCATGGTTGATCGTAGGCGCTGATGGTAAATTAGCGGTAACTTCTACGCCTAATCAAGACAATCCCTTGATGGACGTTGCTGAAGTAAAAGGAACGCCAGTTTTAGGTATTGACGTTTGGGAACATGCGTACTACTTGAAATTCCAAAATAAACGTCCAGCTTATTTGGAGGAAATCTTTAATGTTATCAATTGGGATGCCGTAGCACAAAATTATGCTGCAGCAAAATAA
- a CDS encoding nucleoside deaminase — MTFIDFEGTQLIDSDESFMRMALNEAKKAFEEGEVPIGAVIVHKGRVIGKGHNLTQRLNDVTAHAEMQAFTAAANYLGGKYLDDCTLYVTIEPCIMCAGAAYWTHISKIVYGAKDEKRGYSHFHDKILHPKTVVTQGVLQEECADLVKSFFRQKR, encoded by the coding sequence ATGACATTTATAGATTTTGAAGGAACACAATTAATCGATAGTGATGAATCATTTATGCGCATGGCACTAAATGAAGCAAAGAAAGCTTTCGAAGAAGGGGAGGTTCCGATTGGTGCTGTTATCGTGCATAAAGGACGTGTTATCGGTAAAGGGCATAATCTCACACAACGCTTGAATGATGTAACGGCCCATGCCGAAATGCAGGCTTTTACAGCAGCAGCAAATTATCTTGGTGGAAAATATCTGGACGATTGTACATTATATGTGACCATAGAACCATGTATCATGTGTGCCGGGGCGGCATATTGGACACATATCAGTAAAATTGTCTACGGTGCGAAGGATGAAAAGCGTGGTTATTCCCATTTTCATGATAAGATTTTACATCCGAAGACCGTCGTTACCCAAGGTGTTTTGCAGGAAGAATGTGCCGATTTGGTAAAATCATTTTTTCGTCAAAAACGCTAA
- a CDS encoding tRNA-binding protein, giving the protein MSDTIGWADFEKLDLRVGTILDVQDFPKAKKPAYQLKLDFGSEIGILQSSAQITVHYSKEELIGKQVVAVVNFPKKQIANFFSECLVTGFADANGDIILTSVDRKLPNGSKLS; this is encoded by the coding sequence ATGAGTGACACCATTGGTTGGGCAGATTTCGAAAAATTAGATTTGCGTGTGGGAACTATTTTGGACGTACAGGATTTTCCGAAAGCTAAAAAGCCAGCTTATCAATTGAAACTTGATTTTGGAAGTGAAATTGGAATATTGCAAAGCAGTGCCCAGATTACAGTACATTATAGTAAGGAGGAACTGATCGGGAAACAGGTTGTTGCAGTGGTGAATTTTCCAAAGAAGCAGATCGCTAATTTTTTTTCTGAGTGTCTGGTAACCGGATTCGCTGATGCAAATGGTGATATTATTTTGACTTCTGTGGACAGAAAATTACCAAATGGATCGAAACTTAGTTAA
- a CDS encoding porin family protein, whose amino-acid sequence MKKILPALLLICGSVATAQAQLLPGFEVGLKGALNFSKFKSDGKYFSSDNKAGYQAGLYGRVGVLGFHVQPEVYLTGKNTTVKAENGETTDVKFTTVDIPVLLGKRFGLGPIGARIQTGPIFSFKVDDNQDKIIEQLNPNSYKKSGTSWAFGVGADISSLRVDLRYEMGLNKVNNESQANPKINMWSIGLGYRLFSIL is encoded by the coding sequence ATGAAAAAGATTTTACCAGCATTACTATTGATTTGTGGTAGCGTAGCAACAGCACAAGCGCAGCTATTGCCTGGATTTGAGGTCGGTTTAAAAGGCGCCTTGAATTTTTCTAAATTTAAAAGTGATGGCAAGTATTTCAGTTCAGACAATAAAGCGGGTTATCAGGCAGGTCTTTATGGACGTGTTGGTGTATTGGGATTCCATGTTCAACCTGAGGTTTATTTAACAGGTAAAAATACCACTGTAAAAGCAGAAAATGGAGAAACTACTGACGTTAAGTTTACAACAGTTGATATTCCTGTATTGTTAGGCAAGCGCTTTGGCTTAGGTCCAATTGGAGCGAGAATCCAGACTGGTCCAATTTTTTCGTTTAAAGTGGATGATAACCAGGATAAAATCATTGAGCAGCTGAATCCAAACAGCTACAAAAAAAGTGGTACCTCTTGGGCTTTTGGTGTTGGTGCTGATATTTCAAGCTTACGTGTAGATCTACGCTACGAAATGGGCTTGAACAAGGTCAACAATGAGAGTCAGGCAAATCCAAAAATCAACATGTGGAGTATTGGTTTAGGCTATAGATTATTCAGTATTCTATAG
- a CDS encoding succinate dehydrogenase cytochrome b subunit, producing the protein MSKSKPVFSSSIGKKLIMSLTGIFLCLFLVVHLVGNLQLFKDDAGLAFNKYAYFMTHFTPIKVVSYLLYASVIVHVIYAITLSMKNKAARPIGYAKYDGQANSKWNSRNMGILGTVILVFLATHMSNFWWKFHNDEVPYIEYRTDLATGQTTARELQASEFHDYQETVENNVQILKARDLYKQVDFAFKNVALVALYLVAMAALAFHLIHGFQSAFQTLGFNHRRYIGIIRAIGVWVFGVLIPIGFAMMPLFFFFK; encoded by the coding sequence ATGAGTAAATCAAAGCCAGTTTTCAGTTCTTCGATTGGGAAGAAGCTAATCATGAGCTTAACAGGAATCTTCCTATGTTTATTCCTAGTTGTTCACTTGGTTGGTAACTTGCAATTATTTAAAGATGATGCGGGTCTAGCGTTCAACAAATACGCTTATTTCATGACTCACTTTACACCAATCAAAGTTGTTTCTTACTTATTGTACGCTTCGGTCATCGTTCACGTCATCTACGCCATTACATTGTCGATGAAAAACAAAGCCGCCCGTCCTATTGGTTATGCCAAATATGATGGTCAAGCAAACAGTAAATGGAATTCACGCAACATGGGTATCTTAGGTACTGTCATTTTAGTATTCCTAGCTACGCACATGTCTAATTTTTGGTGGAAGTTTCACAATGATGAAGTACCGTACATCGAATACCGTACTGATTTGGCAACTGGACAAACAACAGCTAGAGAACTTCAAGCTTCTGAATTCCACGACTACCAAGAAACGGTAGAAAACAACGTTCAAATCTTAAAAGCAAGAGATTTGTACAAACAAGTTGACTTTGCCTTCAAAAATGTAGCTTTAGTCGCTTTATATCTTGTTGCGATGGCAGCTTTGGCATTCCACTTAATTCATGGTTTCCAATCTGCATTCCAAACTTTAGGTTTCAACCACAGAAGATATATTGGAATTATCAGAGCAATCGGAGTTTGGGTATTTGGGGTATTAATTCCTATTGGCTTTGCAATGATGCCATTGTTTTTCTTCTTTAAATAA
- a CDS encoding fumarate reductase/succinate dehydrogenase flavoprotein subunit, protein MLDSKVPAGPLAQKWSNHKFNLKLVNPANKRKFTVIVVGTGLAGASAAASLAELGYNVITFCYQDSPRRAHSIAAQGGINAAKSYQNDGDSVFRLFYDTIKGGDYRSREANVYRLAEVSVNIIDQCVAQGVPFAREYGGLLDNRSFGGAQVSRTFYARGQTGQQLLLGAYSALNRQIKKGKVKSYTRHEMLDLVMIDGHAKGIVTRDLVSGKVETHAAHAVLMCTGGYGNVFFLSTNAMGCNVTAAWRAHKRGAYFANPCYTQIHPTCIPVTGDHQSKLTLMSESLRNDGRVWVPKTQEMAERLRKGEIKANDIKEDDRDYFLERKYPSFGNLVPRDVASRNAKEAVDDGRGVGKTGFAVFLDFKEAIGRLGEDAVRAKYGNLFDMYYQITDENPYKQPMRIYPAVHYTMGGVWVDYNLMTTIPGLYALGECNFSDHGANRLGASALMQGLADGYFVIPYTVGDYLAKLGSFAPVDHSHPAFESTRKEVEEKINKLLSLNGTQTVDDIHKKLGLIMWEYCGMARTAEGLQKAQGLIQELKKEFWTNVRVLGENEELNLSLEKAGRVADFLELGELMVVDALQRAESCGGHFRLESQTEEGEAKRNDEEFAYVSAWEYKGDNVPEELHKEDLVFENVQLTQRSYK, encoded by the coding sequence ATGTTAGATTCAAAAGTACCAGCGGGCCCATTAGCCCAAAAGTGGTCAAATCATAAATTTAATCTTAAGTTGGTTAACCCTGCTAACAAACGTAAATTTACCGTTATCGTTGTTGGTACAGGACTTGCTGGTGCATCTGCAGCAGCATCTTTAGCTGAGTTAGGATATAATGTAATTACCTTCTGTTACCAAGATTCACCTCGTCGTGCGCACTCAATTGCGGCGCAAGGTGGTATTAACGCGGCAAAGAGCTACCAAAATGATGGTGACTCTGTGTTCCGTTTATTCTACGATACAATTAAGGGTGGTGACTACCGTTCACGTGAGGCAAATGTTTACCGTTTGGCCGAAGTATCTGTAAACATCATCGACCAATGTGTTGCGCAAGGTGTTCCTTTTGCACGTGAATATGGTGGCTTATTGGACAACCGTTCCTTCGGTGGTGCTCAGGTAAGCCGTACGTTCTATGCGCGTGGTCAAACTGGACAACAATTGTTGTTAGGCGCGTATTCAGCATTGAACCGTCAAATCAAAAAAGGAAAAGTAAAATCATATACTCGTCATGAGATGTTGGATTTGGTCATGATCGACGGTCATGCCAAAGGTATCGTAACTCGTGACTTGGTATCAGGTAAAGTTGAAACACATGCAGCACATGCGGTATTGATGTGTACTGGTGGTTATGGTAACGTATTCTTCTTGTCTACAAATGCAATGGGATGTAACGTTACAGCAGCTTGGAGAGCACACAAACGTGGTGCTTACTTCGCTAACCCTTGTTACACTCAAATTCACCCAACTTGTATTCCTGTAACTGGAGATCACCAGTCTAAATTGACGTTGATGTCAGAGTCATTACGTAACGATGGCCGTGTATGGGTTCCTAAGACTCAAGAGATGGCTGAAAGATTACGTAAAGGTGAAATCAAAGCCAACGACATCAAAGAAGATGACAGAGATTACTTCCTGGAACGTAAATACCCTTCATTCGGTAACTTAGTACCTCGTGACGTAGCATCACGTAATGCAAAAGAAGCTGTTGATGATGGCCGTGGTGTTGGTAAAACTGGTTTCGCAGTATTCTTGGATTTCAAAGAAGCTATTGGTCGTCTAGGCGAAGATGCTGTACGTGCTAAATATGGCAACTTATTTGACATGTACTACCAAATCACTGACGAAAACCCTTACAAACAACCAATGCGCATCTACCCTGCTGTTCACTATACAATGGGTGGTGTATGGGTAGACTACAACTTGATGACTACAATCCCAGGTTTGTATGCTTTAGGTGAGTGTAACTTCTCTGACCACGGTGCAAACCGTTTAGGTGCTTCGGCATTGATGCAAGGTCTTGCTGATGGTTATTTCGTGATCCCTTACACTGTGGGTGATTACCTAGCTAAACTAGGTTCTTTCGCACCAGTAGATCACAGCCATCCTGCTTTCGAATCTACGCGTAAAGAGGTTGAAGAGAAAATCAATAAATTGTTATCCCTAAACGGTACACAAACTGTTGATGATATCCACAAAAAATTAGGTCTCATCATGTGGGAATACTGTGGAATGGCGCGTACTGCTGAAGGATTACAGAAAGCACAAGGTTTGATCCAAGAGTTGAAAAAAGAATTCTGGACTAACGTCAGAGTTCTTGGAGAGAACGAAGAATTAAATCTTTCTTTAGAAAAAGCTGGCCGTGTAGCTGACTTCTTGGAATTGGGTGAATTAATGGTTGTTGATGCATTGCAACGCGCTGAGTCTTGTGGTGGTCACTTCCGCCTGGAAAGCCAAACTGAAGAAGGTGAAGCAAAACGTAATGACGAGGAGTTCGCATATGTATCTGCTTGGGAATACAAAGGAGACAATGTACCTGAGGAATTACACAAGGAAGACTTGGTATTCGAAAACGTTCAGTTAACACAAAGAAGTTATAAATAA
- a CDS encoding succinate dehydrogenase/fumarate reductase iron-sulfur subunit codes for MAQHMNLTLKVWRQKNDKDKGQFVTYQANDIADDMSFLEMLDIVNEELTRKGEDPVYFDHDCREGICGMCSLVINGRPHGPKEGTTTCQLHMRSFHDGQTIVIEPWRAAAFPVLKDLAVDRTAFDRIQQAGGYVNINTGGVPDANVIPIPKRIADEAFESATCIGCGACVAACKNASAMLFVSAKVSQFALLPQGQTERYERAQAMVDQMDAEGFGNCTNTGACEAECPVGIKLTNIARLNREYLTAKIFKQEEPHA; via the coding sequence ATGGCACAACATATGAATTTAACGCTGAAAGTTTGGCGTCAAAAAAATGATAAAGATAAAGGTCAATTTGTAACTTATCAGGCAAACGACATCGCTGATGATATGTCTTTCCTAGAGATGCTTGATATTGTGAATGAGGAATTGACACGTAAAGGTGAAGACCCTGTATATTTCGATCACGATTGTCGTGAAGGTATCTGTGGGATGTGTTCATTAGTAATCAATGGTCGCCCTCATGGTCCTAAAGAAGGTACTACAACATGTCAATTGCACATGCGTAGTTTCCACGATGGACAAACGATCGTAATCGAACCTTGGAGAGCTGCTGCATTCCCAGTCTTGAAAGACCTTGCTGTTGATCGTACTGCTTTTGACCGCATTCAACAAGCCGGTGGATATGTGAATATCAATACAGGTGGTGTCCCTGATGCCAATGTCATTCCTATTCCGAAACGTATCGCTGACGAAGCTTTCGAATCTGCTACTTGTATCGGTTGTGGTGCTTGTGTTGCAGCTTGTAAAAATGCTTCTGCAATGTTATTCGTATCTGCTAAAGTATCTCAATTTGCATTATTGCCGCAAGGTCAAACTGAGCGTTACGAACGTGCACAAGCAATGGTAGATCAAATGGATGCTGAAGGATTCGGTAACTGTACCAATACAGGTGCTTGTGAAGCTGAATGTCCAGTAGGTATTAAATTAACTAATATCGCGCGTTTGAACCGCGAGTACTTGACTGCGAAAATTTTCAAACAAGAAGAACCGCACGCTTAA